The nucleotide sequence AGGGGGCAGGTGGATAGACTCAGTAGTGCGCTCCCGTACCGGGCACGACCTTCCCCTTGAACGTCCGGTAGACGAACCCCTGGTAGATGGCGAGCAGGATCACCCCGGGGATCATCCACAGCGCGGCGGCAAGGAGCCCGCTGGGAGCAGCAGCGGCGTTCGCAATCGTTAGGCTGCGCTCGGAATGTGGCTCCGAGAGCAGCAGATACGGGTACAGGCCGATCGCTGTCGACGCGAGAAGCGCGCAGATAAGCCCGCAGGAGGACAGGAACGCCAAGCCATCGTCGCGGCGCTGGAGGAACCGCCGCACGAGGACGAGGAACACGGCGGCAAGCAGGGGCACGACCAGCAAGGCGGGCGCGGCCCCGAAGTTCTGCAGCAGCTGGCGCCGTGCGGCGAATGTCACGAGTGTGACCGCCAAGGCCAGCGCGACCAGAACCAGCCAAAGGCGTGCCGCGAGGTCGCGGGCGCGTGCCTGGAGGGCGCCTCCGGCCTTTACGCACAGGTAGACGGCGCCGTGCATCACCAGGATGACCAGGCTGAAGAGCCCCATCAGCAGCGCGTACGGGTTGAGCATCCACTCGAACAGGCCCTGAAAGTAGCCCTGGTCATTGATGGGGACACCGGTCACGACGTTCCCGACGGCCACGCCATAAAGCACGGTCAGCAGCAAGCTGCTGATGGAAAAGATCACGTCCCAGGCCCCCCGCCACAGCGGATCGGCGATATGGTGGCGGAACTCGATCGCGATGCCACGGCCCATGAGCAGCCAGAGCGCGATCACGAGCGGCAGGTAGAATCCGCTGAACGCGACTGCGAACGCTCTGGGGAACGCCAGGAAGAGCGACGCCCCCCATGCGATGAGCCACACTTCGTTGCCGTCCCACACGGGGGCGATCGCGTTGAGGGCGATGCGGCGCTCCTCATCCGTCCGCGCGATCCAGAGGTGGAGCGTACCGACGCC is from bacterium and encodes:
- the cydB gene encoding cytochrome d ubiquinol oxidase subunit II, whose amino-acid sequence is MTAIWFVILAGLLIGYAVLDGFDLGVGTLHLWIARTDEERRIALNAIAPVWDGNEVWLIAWGASLFLAFPRAFAVAFSGFYLPLVIALWLLMGRGIAIEFRHHIADPLWRGAWDVIFSISSLLLTVLYGVAVGNVVTGVPINDQGYFQGLFEWMLNPYALLMGLFSLVILVMHGAVYLCVKAGGALQARARDLAARLWLVLVALALAVTLVTFAARRQLLQNFGAAPALLVVPLLAAVFLVLVRRFLQRRDDGLAFLSSCGLICALLASTAIGLYPYLLLSEPHSERSLTIANAAAAPSGLLAAALWMIPGVILLAIYQGFVYRTFKGKVVPGTGAHY